tttaggatatctggttggcatggacaagttagactggggcgagtctgtttccatgctgtacagctctaagaTGCTATGACTGAAAATAGAATTTAAGGGGAAACTGGATAAATGATCAGCAAGAAAGGGATAAAAGTGTACAGTGATGGAGCATGATGCACAATATGAATGAAACGTCAGCAGGAGTCGGTGAGGTGGGGGTCAAACTCAGTCCTTATTCTGCAATCTAGTAGCTTTTAAAGGCTAAACCTCTTGAGACAATTTTCAATGTCTGCAGCACACCAATGGACCACACATACATCTTTAGGATCTGGACCAATGACACAAAACTGTGGAGATAACCCTGTGAGCACTAGATGTCCTCGGAGGGACAAACTCCAGAAGAATGAAAAGATGCCTAAGAATTTTCTGACTCAATCCATATCATTCAGGAGGATAATCCTTTTTGGAAatttcagcctccaatctttccCACTTTTCTAACTGCTCACATAgatgttcccattatctcctgtcaTACTGAGGTGTCTGCGTGTTCTTACAGGGGAGCCATCAAATAGATATTGAGTTGAAAAGATAGCTTACAGGGCAAATAGTGAAGAGAGGGTTTGCCAGAGCGATAGTGAAGGGGTTTCCTACTTAAGGACAATGATTACACCCTAAAATAATTTATCGTCTTTGAAATGTTTTGGAATGTCCATTGGATATGAAGTAGGTTAAAGGATTGGTATTTTCTGCCAATttccaaaatttgcagatgacacactgGATTATTCTCGGCTGGTCTTACAAAGATGTTGAATACTGGATTTGTGGGAAATAGCATCCGaatcattaaagtaacaaataAAACACCCAAGAGAGCAAGCTTTACAGCCTAGGAGCTCTCTGCGTGCTTATTAGCTCAAGCTGAAACTTTTAGCCAGCTTTGATAACTGATTCTGTGCAGAGGGCTTGTCAAAACATTACACTTCTCGCTATGATACATAAATCCCAAAACACgctacactgacacacaccaaTCCCAAAACATCTCAACCTCAAAACACTTCAACACCCAAAAAAACCCTTAATCCCAAAACACATCAATCATGAAAGACCCCAATTTTGAAATGTTCTAAATTCCAAAATCTCAGATCAGTGGGAATCTACTCAATCTTCCATGACTGTCTGTAAAATTACAACAAGGGAATACCTGCTCACCAACATTTTCTCATCACTAGCCACTACAAAACTGGAGCAGTCGAAAAAATTCTGTGGCTTCCAGAGGGAAGGAACTTTGCAGCGAGTGACACACCTCCTGAATCCATTAACCCTTTCCgtttgcctggatgggttcagctccaacaacgttcaagaagcttgacgccatctgGGGCAAAGTGGCCAGTCGGATTGGCACTAAACCCACCGTAGTTTGTACCATCTGCATTGTGTTTACAGTAAGGTGCCAAGCCTCCCCTGGTACCACTTGACACATCCCCCATGACCAGTACAATCTAAGATGGCGGCCACCTTTACATTGGTAACTTCCTCTGCCTGCAGGTTGCCCTTTCAAATTACAGACTGCCTTGACCTGGAACTGTATGGTTGCCCCTTCATTGTCAACTGGGTCAAAATTCGGGAACTCCATCCATTTTAGCACATTCACCATGCAACCGGCAATGGTTCAAGATAGCAGTTGACTATCACTTTTCAAATAGCAgaggatgggcaattaatgttggcCTTGCCATTGGGAGGTGTccaaaattaaattcaaaaagGTAGGGAACAAAGACTGATGGCTCTATTGAGAGATTGGAGAACCTACCCAATGTTCAGTCTGAAGTACCTCCAGCAATTAACTGCATTTCATTGCTATTAATGGAATCCTGCTGTGCAGAAAGTGCTTCTGTTTTTGCAATTTTGGCAAGAATGTGAGGAGAATTGCTGGCAGCTGTTCTGGAATGTAATGCTTGAAAGAACGCAGGAACAGATTGAATAATAACTTCCAAAGGGGATTGTGtatttaaaaggaaaaataaagctCAGGGCTATGTGCAAGTTTCTGGTGGGGACCTCTTTTGAGAAGTCAATACCAGGACATTGGATCAAACAGGctctttctgtactgtgtgattcTGGAAATTCTGTACAAAAAAACGGCGAGAACCGTGTGATGGAGTCTTCAATTTGTAAAGATTTGAAAACGAAATCTCTGCAGTGAAATGCTAAACACAAATGCTAAAAATCTGGAGCATTTCTGAGTTACCTTAAAGGGCTGCGTTCCCATAGAAGGAGGGACCTGGCAGATCCCAGTGAAATTGAGGACACAAAGTTTCCCCATCGTCGAACTGCTTGCTTTTCCACACACGAACCAAGGAAAACCTCACGGTAGGATCGAGACCCAAAGTGAACCGCAGCTAGGAGCTGCAGCGATCGTTATCAGGCTCTGTCAGAAGGACTTTGCTCTGGCAAATTTGCTGGCCAACTCTGTGTTTGTATGATTATGTGTTTGTGAGTATGGAGTGTTCACAGGTGTTTctcatgtgtgtatatgtgtttcttgggtgtgtgtgtgtgtgcgtgcgcgtgtgcgtgtgtttgtgtttcttgtgtgcgtgtgcatgtgtgtttgtgtttcttgtgtgcgtgtgtgttttgcatttcgtgtgtgtgcgcgtatgtgtgcgtgtgtgtttgcattttgtgtgtgtgcatatgtgtgtgcgcgtttgcattgtgtgtgtgtgtgtgtgtgtgtttgtgtgtgtgcatgtatctgTTTCTTGTGTTAATATGTATTTCTGGTGGCGTGCATGCATGTTttcttgtgtgtgtttctgtgtctgtctgtgcgtgggtgtatccgtgtgtgtctatgtgtgcatgtgtgtgtatctgtatttgcatgtatgtgtgtatgcacctgtgtatgtgtgtgtgtgtgtgtctgttttcatgtgtgcgtgtctgtatctgtgtgtgtctatgtgaacatgtgtctgtgtgtgtgggatagaAGGCAAGGTACATATGAATTGTGTACGTATGAATTACCCTCTTTGTAATTAGTCCACTCTTGAACCAAAGGATCAATATCCGGCTGTAGACCATTTCTGAGGTGTTCTGCTGTGTTTTGGACTGACACATTCTTCACCCAAGGTGTGCAGACACCAATGAAACAGCAACAACtcgcatttacatagcacctctGAGAAGCTACATTCCATTATGCCTCACAAGATGTGTTTTGATTTATTACTATCATGTGTACCTAGGAactgtgaaaagttttcttttgtGCGCAGTACCATGCATGAGGGTAAGAGATTAAAGTGAGGAGTAAAAGCTTATGgctgtagagaaggtgcacaaacagcaaagtcaacattaaatttaaaatttgagagggtccattcaaaaatctaataacagcggggTAGAAGATTTTcatgaacctgttggtgcgtgaCAAAATTTGATAATCCCACCAACCTGAGGAGATGTGggacagatgggctgaagcttCGTCAAGGAGTGTTTTAAAACaggagagtgggacagagaggtgtagggaggaaattccaaagcTTAGGAGCCAGGAAGCTAAAAACAACAGACTGTAAGGATGAAAACTGGGAATGTGTGGTAATAGTGTCTGGAAGTGGACGCCCATCAATGTTCATGGACTAGTGGTTGTGTGATTACACAGCTTGGAGGGAACATTGATCAAGgtctgcaatggttcaagaagggaaCTCTCCCATCCTTCCTCATTAGGTGTGGGCAGTAAATCCTGGCCCAGCCAGGTACCCCCAGATCCCATAAATGGTTGGAAGAAATGGAGGCAATAGACCAGATAGGATTCAAAAGTCTCGAATAATCAAACAAGTAACCTTCTAGCCTGACAGAACCCAACAAATTCCCAACACTCAATCATTCAAATGAACCGCTTTGAATTTTAAGGTCAGTAAATTCACATCCTTTTCATTTGATTTCAACCCGGATCGGGAAAATTTAAAGGCTGGAAACGTGAATCAACTCTCGGTAGATAAGTACAATCTCAGGAGGAATCTCTGCTATGTTAACTTTGATCTCCCTCAACAGAAATGTTCTGTTTGGTTTGTCTAATTAATTATAATTGTTGCACTGTTCCAGGCAGTTCTGAGGACCACGTTTATAGTCATTTAATTTAAGACAGATTTTGTGTATTGTCTCCTCGTATCTGATGAATACCCTCTCTAATTGCATTGTGAGTCAACAAAGtccccccccccgactcatcCTCATCCgactcccccctctcctcctcctacACTTTGGGGGACTCCTCCCATTCTGAACGTGATCTCGTGGCCTACAAGGAATGGCTTGAGTGACCCAGGTAAGTCCTGTGTCTAGGTGAGATCAACATCTGGACTGTAGTAGTTCAAGATGCAGCTcgccaccagcttctcaaggggcaactaacgatgggcaataaacgctggtccagccgatgatacccacatcccacaaataaataataaaaaaaagaatgTTGATCAATTTCTGCAGTCTATCCTGTAGATTGtacagagggagtggatgcttgtggatgtggagccaatcaagcggctgctttgtcctggatggtgtcaagcttcttgagtgttgttggggctgcccccatccaggaagcggggagtattccatcacactcctgacttgtgccttgtcaattgtagacagactctggggagtcagggggtgagttcctcactgcaatatttccagcctctgacctgtagCAATTGTATTCCTATGGCTAGttcattgagtttctggtcaatggtaacgctCTCCCTAGGATGTTAGAGGTGGTGAATTCGGTGATGGTGATGTCCAGAGAGAATGATTCGATTCTTTCTTGTTTAAGGATCgcaaggcaagtggggagtattccatcagattcCACACATGTTCCTGGAAGCGTACTGGATGTTATAGATAAAGATTGAGAGCAGGGGCACAGCAAGAGTTAAAAGCACACGTGTAACTACAGGGAggatatttctgatgaaggtttcagacagagtgagagagtgaaagctGAATGGGATGGGCAGGTTGGGGCTGGTTCGATGGGAGGGCGTGGATCCAAGGTTGTAAAACCAGATCTCTGCCTCTGGCAGCCTCTCACTCCAGGACGAGTTCTCCTCTGTGGCAGAGCCCATTCAGGCTGCTCTGTCCAGAGCGGCTATCCCCTAGGATGCCGAGCGGCACAGATGTGGAGCCAGGGACGGAGGGCCCGAGCAGCCTGAAGAGGAGGGCAAGACTGGCTATTCGGCCACGGCGGCGTCGCAGTGCCCCTGATGCTGGCGACCGGCGCAACGCGCGGGAGAGGGACCGGGTGCGACTGGTCAACCTGGGCTTTGCCAACCTGCAGCGGCATGTGCCCCAGCATGGGGCAGGCAAGAGGATGAGCAAAGTAGACACACTGCGGTCAGCGAGTGActatatccggaggttggagcTGCTGCTGAGGGAGCCAGAAGCTGGAGACTCCCTGCCATCTGTCACCTCAGCGCCAGTCAGTGTGTCACCCTCTGAGTCCTCCCCCTCTGACTCATCCTCATCCGACTCCCCCCTGTCCTCCTCCTACGCTTTGTGGGACTCCTCCCACCCTGAACGTGATCTCGTGGCCTACAAGGAATGGCTAAGGATTGAGTGACCCAGGTAAGTCCTGTTTCTAggtgagatcagccacgatcttattgaatggaggagcaggttcTAGAGATTGATTGACCTCCTCCTACCCCTAGCTGATGGGAGGGTAAGGGTTCACCAGGGGTCTGGAGGGGGTGTGTGGTTTTCTCTTGCGACCCAGGAGAAGTCGTGGTTAATGAGGTTCAGTCACATTCCTGGGGGGCTGGGGGTGCCAGGTAGGAACTGCCTTTAGATAGCGTCTTTCACAACTTTTCTGAGTGTTTCAAGGAAATGCTTTCTGAGACACAGATGTGGATGTGCCAGCCGACCTGAGCTTGGCCAATGCCCACAAGCAACATCGTGGGAATGACCAGCCTGTCTGTTGAACTGAATGTTGGCCAGGTCACCGCAGAGGGCTCTCCTGCCTCTGGAATAGTGCCGCGTGATCTTTAAACAGGGCTTGTCCAAGCATCTTACTAAAGACACTCGCTTCTGACGGTGCAGAACACTCAGAATCTGAACTCCAGCCTCTGGAGTTGGCCCTTGGGTCTACTCAGTGAGAGATGAGACTGTTACCCACTCTTTTAGAGTCTGTGGTGGTCATcacagggaggggggaaggaagagAGAGTGGTCCACTGGTCTTGGTTACAGGGAATTAGAATGGGAGACAATAGATATGATAGGTTGTTGAAATAAGACAGTGACCGTAAGCAGCAAAGAGCTAATCCCAAAGGCCAAGGACGCAGTTTAGGGCCCCTCATGTGATTCTTACTCCATGACTACAGTTTGGGAACAAATGATTGGTCATCACACCCAATGATAGATGGCTGCATATCACACACAGAGaattgtagaatccttacagtgcgaaaagcaggccattcagcccattgtgtctgcaccaaccttccaaagagcatcccatccagacctagtGCCCTgccctatccttgcatttcccatggctaacccacccagtctACAATCCCTggggcagtttagcacggccaatccaacctaacctgcacatccctgggcactacggaacaatttcccattggccaatctaccctaacctgcatatccctgggcactgcaggccaatttagcacggccaatccaccctatcctgcacattgttggactgtgggaggaaactggagcgatCCCACGCCGtcaaggggagaacgtgcaaactccacacagatgatcacccaaggctagaatcaaacctggatccctggcactgtcaagtagcagtgctaaccactgagctactatgCTAACCTGGAAAAGGGGAGGCTAGGAGATTTGATAGTTTTCAGGGTCGTGAGGGGCCTGGATGGAGTAAATAGGGGATTCTATTCCTGCTCGTAAAAGGATCAAAAACGAGAGAACACAGATTTAATTCGCAAAAGAAGCTCATGCTGTAAGGGACCATATACTTTTCTTAAGATATTGAAATGGAAGTCTGACTTCCATTATCCACTGATGTAAGTGGATAATTTCACaacttgatttaaaaaaagttattttttaaCTGTGTAGGACAATCTGAAGGCAGTGAGGAGGATAGTTTGAGACACAGGGGGGTCTTTGAGTAAAAGGGAAAGATAGAATGACGACTACCATTGGATTGGTTGAGCCACAGGGCAGCCAGAGAaccttcctctccacccctttgtCAGCCCATGTCGGGGAAAACGCGGAAAACTGAGAAAGgttaaaaggaacaaaaacaaaattgccggaaaagatcagcaggtctggcagcttctgtgaagggaaaaacagaattaacgtttcgggtccggtgacccttcctcagaactgttctgaggaagggtcatcagacacgaaacgttaactctgtttgtactttcacagaggctgccagacctgctgagcttttccggcaattttgttgccctgacttacagcatccgcagttctttcagattttaatgATTAAAAGGTTGTattttgataaaaaaaatctacctttttTAATGGATCAACTGTGAAAATGAAGAACAGCAATCACTTTACAGATAACAATGTGCCCAATATTAAAAGGAGCTGTGAGGGACACTTCAACACTTTCTTGTCATTTgatcttctgaattttcttccctaTCTACAGAAAATTTCCATCAATAATACCTCTGTCTTGCTACCAGTCTTAAATATAAATAAGTGGGTGTCTATTTGGGGGTTTTCAAGGGATGCAGATTAAGTTGCACAGTAGTACTTTGGTAATCTTTTCTCTCCTTTGTCGAAGTTAAGAGTGTTACCATCGAGCTATTTTCTGTGCATAATAAACCTTGGTGTGAATTGCTTATGTTCTGAACAGCAGTCAGTCAGACAAATGAGTCAAAAAATCATAGAAGTctacagcaaagaaagaaaaaggcccttcagcccatcaaagctgGACAAAGAGACCTgagatgcaggttcatagttcattgaaagtggacctgcaggtagacaggatagtgaataaggtgtttggtatacttgcctttattggtcagtgtactgactataggagttgggaggtcatattgaggctgcacaggacattgatgaagggtctaggcccgaaatgtcagcttttgtgctcctgagatgctgcttggcctgctgtgttcatccagctccacactttgttatcttggattctccagcatctgcagtccccattatctcaggacATTAGTCAGGCTACTTTTgtaatattgcattcagttctggtctccctgctgtacgGAAGATATTGTTAAAATTCAAAGAGTGCAgtagagatttacaaagatgttgtgtGATTTGAAGCGTTTGACCTGAATAGGCAggatcatcagaggctgagggttgaccttttagacgtttgtaaaatcatgaggagcatggatagggtgaatagcccaggattttttttcccagggtaggggaatccaaaactagaagggcatgggtttatggtgagagggaaaagatttaaaagcggcctcaggggcaactttttcagacagagggtgatgtgtgtatggagtgagctgccagaggaagtgttggaggctggtacaattacaacatttaaaaggcatctggatgggaacgtGAATAGGActgattagagggatatggggcaaatgctggcaaacgggactggattagtttagggtatctgattggcatggccgagttggactaaagggtctgtttccatgctgtacatgccTCTGTGCCTCAATCAAGTCAGCATTGATCAAAAACAACACATTACTATTCTGATCCCCTGTCGAAAATGGCGTCACTTTGATGGTCTAATTGTAGTTTTACACATATTGTTATATTTTGTGGAATATTGGCACACAGTTTATTGACACTGTACACGATTCCTACTTAAGTCATGACAAAGCAATGTGAGGAAACATTGTTTCACTCAGTGGATAGTTCAGTTCGGGACTAAACTGCCTGGAAGtatgtggataataaaatgtgaggctggatgaacacagcaggccaagcagcatctcaggagcacaaaagctgacgtttcgggcctggacccttcatcagagagggggatggggtgacggttctggaataaatagggagagagggggaggcggaccgaagatggagagaaaagaagataggtggagagagtataggtggggaggtagggaggggataggtcagtccagagattcacctgcacatctgccaatgtggtacactgcatccactgtacccggtgtggcttcctctacattggggaaaccaagcggaagcttggggaccgctttgcagaacacctccgctcagttcgcaacaaacaactgcacctcccagtcgcaaaccatttccactccccctcccattctttagatgacatgtccatcatgggcctcctgcagtgccacaatgatgccacccgaaggttgcaggaacagcaacccatattccgcctgggaaccctgcagcctaatggtatcaatgtgggcttcaccagtttcaaaatctcccctccccccaccgcatccctaaaccagcccagctcttcccctccacccactgcatcccaaaaccagtccaacctgtctctgcctccctaacctgtgcttcctctcacccatcccttcctcccatcccaagccgcacccccatctacctactaacctcatcccacctccttgacctgtccgtcttccctggactgacctatcccctccttacctcctcacctatactctcctctccacctatcttcttttctctccatcttcggtccgcctccccctctctccctatttagtccaattccctctccccatccccctctctgatgaagggtctaggcccgaaacgtcagcttttgtgctcctgagatgctgcttggcctgctgtgttcatccagcctcacattttattatcttggattctccagcatctgcagttcccattatgtctggaAGTATGTGGAGGCAGTTTTAACATAGACATTGAGGAAGGTGTTGGATGATGGTATGAAGACAATCGAGGTACAGCGTTGTGAGGATAAAGGCAGGCGAATGAACCggagtgaaaacagaaattgctggaaaagctcagcagctgtggcagcatctgtggagagaaatcagttaatgtttcagctcgaGTGACCTTTCCCCAGTTCTGAGAACTGTTCACTCGGGAAATATTCTGCAGGTCTCCTCCTGCACCAcgacaattctgtgattccaggAACTCAAGTTTGATCTGTACTCCTTCACCAATGCATGAGTTTGTAAACATATTGGGGGTCAAAGGcaaaaggtgctggagaaactccgcagatctgcagagagagaataacagagttaaagttatgaGTTCAGTGATAGTTCATCAGAGTGCACATGAAGGAATATGCGCAATGCATTCAGGGTGTGGGTTTGTCAGACTCATATGGAACAAACCTTTAGGCTTGTGTAGGAATATTAATGTACAGAATGTTGCTATTCTGGACTAAA
This is a stretch of genomic DNA from Stegostoma tigrinum isolate sSteTig4 chromosome 38, sSteTig4.hap1, whole genome shotgun sequence. It encodes these proteins:
- the LOC125447187 gene encoding achaete-scute homolog 2-like; the protein is MPSGTDVEPGTEGPSSLKRRARLAIRPRRRRSAPDAGDRRNARERDRVRLVNLGFANLQRHVPQHGAGKRMSKVDTLRSASDYIRRLELLLREPEAGDSLPSVTSAPVSVSPSESSPSDSSSSDSPLSSSYALWDSSHPERDLVAYKEWLRIE